In a single window of the Amycolatopsis sp. cg5 genome:
- a CDS encoding mandelate racemase/muconate lactonizing enzyme family protein yields the protein MKIVDITFDRLRLDLDPPLRAAWDPEPRRHFDATIVRVHTDEGVTGIGSGDTMAGFEQVKHLFLGEDPLDIVRHVKAIETANFHGGSYWPLEVALWDIIGKVAGLPVSALFGNSAKSLRAYASSAELKPPEERVETALRAREAGFRAMKIRIDRDRIGEGVAAVTAVREALGADFEIMVDLNQSWRMAGDTAAATDLVRTRRLVRQLSELDVFWVEEPLPYADIDGFRALRADNPGVRIAAGEMHHSVPELLRYLEADVLDVYQMDVVLAVGMHRARTLAELAQLKHRAFTPHSWTNGIGVLANLHVSAGVGGGPYFEFPWDPPGWTPERRDFMLAEPVMITSAGELEVPQTPGLGIRLDEEAIDRWRL from the coding sequence ATGAAGATCGTCGACATCACGTTCGACCGGCTGCGGCTGGACCTGGACCCGCCGCTGCGCGCGGCCTGGGACCCCGAACCCCGCCGCCACTTCGACGCCACGATCGTGCGCGTGCACACCGACGAGGGCGTCACCGGGATCGGCTCCGGCGACACCATGGCCGGGTTCGAGCAGGTCAAGCACCTGTTCCTCGGCGAAGACCCGCTCGACATCGTCCGCCACGTCAAGGCGATCGAAACGGCCAACTTCCACGGTGGCAGCTACTGGCCACTGGAGGTCGCGCTGTGGGACATCATCGGCAAGGTCGCCGGGCTGCCCGTGTCGGCGCTGTTCGGCAACTCCGCGAAGTCGTTGCGCGCCTATGCTTCCTCGGCCGAATTGAAGCCGCCGGAGGAGCGCGTCGAGACCGCGCTCCGGGCCCGCGAGGCCGGGTTCCGGGCGATGAAGATCCGGATCGACCGTGACCGGATCGGCGAAGGCGTCGCGGCGGTGACCGCGGTCCGGGAGGCGCTCGGCGCGGACTTCGAGATCATGGTCGACCTCAACCAGTCCTGGCGGATGGCGGGCGACACCGCCGCCGCGACCGACCTGGTCCGCACCCGCAGGCTGGTCAGGCAACTGTCCGAATTGGACGTTTTCTGGGTCGAGGAGCCGTTGCCGTACGCGGACATCGACGGGTTCCGGGCACTGCGCGCCGACAACCCCGGCGTGCGGATCGCGGCAGGCGAGATGCACCACTCGGTGCCCGAGCTGCTGCGGTACCTCGAAGCGGACGTGCTCGACGTGTACCAGATGGACGTCGTGCTCGCGGTCGGCATGCACCGCGCCCGGACGCTGGCCGAGCTCGCGCAGCTCAAGCACCGCGCGTTCACCCCGCACAGCTGGACCAACGGCATCGGCGTGCTGGCGAACCTGCACGTGTCCGCCGGTGTCGGCGGCGGCCCGTACTTCGAATTCCCCTGGGACCCACCCGGCTGGACACCCGAGCGGCGCGACTTCATGCTCGCCGAGCCGGTGATGATCACGTCCGCTGGTGAGCTGGAAGTCCCCCAGACACCCGGGCTCGGTATCCGGCTCGACGAGGAGGCGATCGACCGATGGCGGCTCTGA
- a CDS encoding formaldehyde-activating enzyme → MTFAPTALIGESFVGDGVNAAHTNIVLGRRGGPVETAWATALATPSAGHVPFVTVLKPSVPVQPPTLFVPKAAAVGELHERATWGAAQAGLALGVTDALGDLIPLDEAANLLIIAAIWVNPAVDDLDEAFANQRAAAFRAVAAAVAGTPKVDDVLAVARSGAANPFYTPGEALVAKTAVTR, encoded by the coding sequence ATGACTTTCGCGCCCACCGCGCTCATCGGCGAGTCCTTCGTCGGCGACGGCGTGAACGCCGCGCACACGAACATCGTGCTGGGCAGGCGCGGCGGCCCGGTCGAGACGGCGTGGGCGACCGCGCTGGCGACGCCGAGCGCCGGGCACGTGCCGTTCGTGACCGTGCTCAAGCCGTCCGTCCCGGTCCAGCCGCCGACACTGTTCGTGCCCAAGGCCGCCGCCGTCGGCGAGCTGCACGAGCGGGCGACCTGGGGCGCCGCGCAGGCCGGTCTCGCACTCGGGGTCACCGACGCGCTCGGCGATCTCATCCCGCTCGACGAAGCGGCGAACCTGCTGATCATCGCCGCGATCTGGGTGAACCCGGCGGTGGACGACCTCGACGAGGCGTTCGCCAACCAGCGGGCCGCGGCGTTCCGCGCGGTGGCCGCCGCCGTCGCGGGCACACCGAAGGTCGACGACGTGCTCGCCGTCGCCCGTTCGGGGGCGGCCAACCCGTTCTACACGCCCGGCGAGGCGCTGGTGGCGAAGACGGCGGTGACCCGATGA
- a CDS encoding IclR family transcriptional regulator, whose amino-acid sequence MTPIPRNQGHGLRRDLDLLEALASPEAQRAGGLGVVRIAQVTGREKSLVSRALKALAEEGIVERDPDTLEYRLGWRLFSLVARTVEDRLIKVAEPVMHVLSAELEETSHLCVLRDQAVLTLLSVSGHSYRVHGWEGRDVPAHSTSAGRILLLDATPDELYVRFPSDADLLPGMFSKIQQARRDGFAQVREEFEAGLVGVSAPIRDFRGRVVAALNISAPGERLADRLEAAGRTTARAAAKVSAQLGWEARPKPPVTARLT is encoded by the coding sequence ATGACGCCGATACCGCGCAACCAGGGCCACGGGCTGCGCCGTGATCTCGACCTGCTGGAAGCGCTGGCGTCGCCGGAGGCCCAGCGGGCGGGCGGACTCGGTGTCGTCCGCATCGCGCAGGTCACCGGCCGGGAGAAGAGCCTGGTCTCGCGGGCGCTCAAGGCGCTCGCCGAGGAGGGCATCGTCGAGCGCGACCCGGACACGCTGGAGTACCGGCTCGGCTGGCGGCTGTTCTCGCTGGTCGCGCGGACCGTCGAGGACCGGCTGATCAAGGTCGCCGAGCCGGTGATGCACGTGCTCTCGGCCGAGCTGGAGGAGACCAGCCACCTGTGCGTGCTGCGGGACCAGGCGGTGCTGACGCTGCTTTCGGTGTCGGGGCACTCCTACCGCGTGCACGGCTGGGAGGGCCGTGACGTGCCGGCGCACAGCACGTCGGCCGGGCGGATCCTGCTGCTCGACGCGACGCCGGACGAGCTGTACGTGCGGTTCCCGTCGGACGCGGACCTGCTGCCGGGGATGTTCTCGAAGATCCAGCAGGCGCGCCGTGACGGCTTCGCGCAGGTCCGCGAGGAGTTCGAGGCGGGACTCGTCGGGGTGTCCGCGCCGATCAGGGATTTCCGGGGCAGGGTGGTCGCCGCGCTCAACATCTCGGCGCCCGGTGAGCGGCTGGCCGACCGGCTCGAAGCCGCGGGCAGGACGACCGCGCGGGCGGCCGCGAAGGTGTCGGCGCAGCTCGGCTGGGAGGCGCGGCCCAAGCCGCCGGTGACCGCCCGGCTGACCTGA
- a CDS encoding NAD-dependent succinate-semialdehyde dehydrogenase produces MDIDTIAKTGLEGDLVLGGTRREASDGRRFGVFDPATAELIREVSSASAADAVEAVDVAAAAAGPWRDTPARRRSEILHRAFEAMREHAEPLARLITLENGKAYRDAFAEVGYAAEFFRWFAEEAVRVGSSFGDAPGGGFRHVVRRVPAGVTAFVTPWNFPAAMAARKIAPALAAGCPVLLKPAPDTPLTALAIAALLTEAGLPGGVCTVLPTDRAAEVVGAWLSDERVRKFSFTGSTETGTLLLKQAADNVVNVTMELGGNAPFIVCEDADVDAAVAGAMDAKMRGGGEVCIAANRFYVHESVAEEFTAKLAAAMSSVHIGPGMAEGVTLGPMVNAAAVTKIGALVDDALARGAHLVARGEHPESPGWFYPATVLNGVPDDAEILRTEVFGPVAPVLVYTDEAEMLARANDTVHGLAAYVYAADLGHALRVADRLETGMVGVNRGLISDPAAPFGGVKKSGLGREGGREGIEAFLETRYYAVDWPLD; encoded by the coding sequence GTGGACATCGACACGATCGCGAAGACCGGTCTCGAGGGCGACCTCGTGCTCGGCGGGACCCGCCGGGAGGCCTCGGACGGGCGCCGGTTCGGCGTCTTCGACCCGGCCACCGCCGAGCTGATCAGGGAGGTCTCGTCGGCGAGCGCCGCCGACGCCGTCGAGGCCGTCGACGTGGCGGCCGCCGCGGCCGGGCCGTGGCGGGACACGCCGGCGCGGCGCCGGTCGGAGATCCTGCACCGGGCGTTCGAGGCCATGCGCGAGCACGCCGAACCGCTGGCCAGGCTGATCACGCTGGAGAACGGCAAGGCCTACCGTGACGCGTTCGCCGAGGTCGGCTACGCGGCCGAGTTCTTCCGCTGGTTCGCCGAGGAGGCGGTCCGCGTCGGCTCGTCGTTCGGCGACGCGCCGGGCGGCGGCTTCCGGCACGTGGTGCGCCGCGTCCCCGCCGGGGTGACCGCGTTCGTCACACCGTGGAACTTCCCGGCGGCGATGGCGGCGCGCAAGATCGCGCCCGCGCTCGCGGCGGGCTGCCCGGTACTGCTCAAGCCCGCGCCGGACACGCCGCTGACCGCGCTGGCGATCGCCGCGCTGCTGACCGAGGCGGGGTTGCCCGGCGGTGTCTGCACCGTGCTGCCGACCGACCGCGCCGCCGAGGTCGTCGGCGCGTGGCTGAGTGACGAGCGAGTGCGGAAGTTCTCGTTCACCGGGTCGACCGAGACCGGCACGCTGCTGCTCAAGCAGGCGGCGGACAACGTCGTGAACGTGACCATGGAGCTCGGCGGCAACGCCCCGTTCATCGTCTGCGAGGACGCCGACGTCGACGCGGCCGTGGCCGGCGCGATGGACGCGAAGATGCGCGGCGGGGGAGAGGTCTGCATCGCCGCGAACCGGTTCTACGTGCACGAATCGGTCGCCGAGGAGTTCACCGCCAAGCTCGCGGCCGCGATGTCGTCCGTCCACATCGGACCCGGCATGGCCGAGGGCGTCACACTCGGCCCGATGGTCAACGCCGCCGCCGTGACCAAGATCGGCGCACTCGTCGACGACGCGCTCGCGCGGGGCGCGCACCTGGTCGCGCGCGGAGAACACCCCGAATCGCCGGGCTGGTTCTACCCCGCGACCGTCCTCAATGGAGTGCCGGACGACGCGGAGATCCTGCGCACCGAGGTGTTCGGGCCGGTCGCGCCGGTGCTCGTCTACACCGACGAGGCCGAGATGCTCGCCCGTGCCAACGACACGGTCCACGGCCTCGCCGCCTACGTCTACGCCGCCGACCTCGGGCACGCGCTGCGGGTCGCCGACCGGCTCGAAACCGGCATGGTCGGCGTCAACCGCGGGCTCATCTCCGACCCGGCCGCGCCGTTCGGCGGCGTGAAGAAGTCCGGCCTCGGCCGCGAGGGCGGCCGCGAAGGCATCGAAGCGTTCCTCGAAACCCGGTACTACGCCGTCGATTGGCCCCTCGACTAG
- a CDS encoding MFS transporter codes for MAVSPGTESTVRGLRTKLNLATQVGQGIDGYILGGIGAALPAITTDLAVSDWMAGLIGASALVGIFLGGPLFGWFADRYGRRIVFLTDMLIFLIGSVAQFFVADAWQLFVIRLLMGIAIGGEYAIGAPLLSEYAPKHNRGKLLASLEVSWYVGYMLAFAVGYALSEVDGGWRWTLGSSTIIAIVCVSLRGC; via the coding sequence ATGGCAGTGTCGCCTGGCACCGAATCGACCGTCCGCGGGCTGCGGACGAAGCTCAACCTGGCCACGCAAGTCGGCCAGGGGATCGACGGGTACATCCTCGGCGGGATCGGCGCGGCGTTGCCCGCGATCACCACCGACCTGGCGGTGTCCGACTGGATGGCGGGCCTGATCGGCGCGTCGGCGCTGGTCGGCATCTTCCTCGGCGGGCCGCTGTTCGGCTGGTTCGCCGACCGCTACGGCCGCCGGATCGTCTTCCTGACCGACATGCTGATCTTCCTGATCGGTTCGGTCGCCCAGTTCTTCGTCGCCGACGCCTGGCAGCTGTTCGTCATCCGGCTGCTGATGGGCATCGCGATCGGCGGCGAGTACGCCATCGGCGCACCACTGCTCTCGGAGTACGCGCCGAAGCACAACCGGGGCAAGCTGCTGGCCAGCCTCGAAGTCAGCTGGTACGTCGGCTACATGCTGGCGTTCGCCGTCGGCTACGCGTTGTCCGAAGTGGACGGAGGATGGCGCTGGACGCTGGGCAGCAGCACGATCATCGCGATCGTCTGCGTGTCACTGCGCGGCTGCTGA
- a CDS encoding MFS transporter: protein MALDAGQQHDHRDRLRVTARLLSKGRRDEAEQLIRKFGLDVDVATELADAEGRNSLRALFTREHRRSTLFASTFWAALVLPYFAIGTFSPQVLTALGFGDNALAGSLASNGFAVLGVATGCLLVERIGRRRLLIPPFWITAVALAVIGVWPSAPIVVVVLCFLVFSFLNAASSALTAVYPLEVFPTAIRSTGVGFATAMSRVGAAIGTFLFPLSLHHLGVGPTLLIGAAVLAAGGLVSQRLAPETTGLDLSHASRAAHRLPVP from the coding sequence ATGGCGCTGGACGCTGGGCAGCAGCACGATCATCGCGATCGTCTGCGTGTCACTGCGCGGCTGCTGAGCAAGGGCCGCCGTGACGAGGCCGAGCAGCTGATCCGGAAGTTCGGCCTGGACGTCGACGTCGCGACCGAACTCGCCGACGCGGAAGGCCGCAACAGCCTGCGTGCCCTGTTCACCCGCGAACACCGGCGCAGCACCTTGTTCGCCAGCACCTTCTGGGCCGCGCTGGTGTTGCCCTACTTCGCGATCGGCACGTTCTCACCGCAGGTGCTCACCGCGCTCGGCTTCGGCGACAACGCGCTCGCGGGTTCGTTGGCCAGCAACGGTTTCGCGGTGCTCGGTGTGGCGACCGGCTGCCTGCTGGTCGAACGGATCGGCCGCCGCAGGCTCCTCATCCCGCCGTTCTGGATCACCGCGGTCGCGCTCGCCGTGATCGGGGTGTGGCCGTCGGCGCCGATCGTCGTCGTGGTCCTGTGCTTCCTGGTGTTCTCGTTCCTGAACGCGGCGTCGAGCGCGCTGACCGCGGTGTACCCGCTCGAGGTGTTCCCGACGGCGATCCGCAGCACCGGGGTGGGCTTCGCGACGGCGATGAGCCGGGTCGGCGCGGCGATCGGGACGTTCCTGTTCCCGTTGTCGCTGCACCATCTCGGTGTCGGGCCGACACTGCTGATCGGGGCGGCCGTGCTCGCGGCGGGCGGCCTGGTCTCGCAACGGCTCGCCCCGGAGACCACCGGCCTCGACCTGAGCCACGCTTCGCGCGCGGCACACCGCCTTCCGGTGCCGTGA
- a CDS encoding TetR family transcriptional regulator, with translation MTEPDTHRRPGRWRSGAESRQRILETARELFGAHGYAGTTVRAIATAAEVDPAMVFYFFRTKQGLFSAVIEMSEAVPPAIDSLFTGDLGTLGERVVRTLVENLDKSGRTPLAMLTRSAPADERSAALMREFIDRELTDRIVTLLGGSDAATRAGMVNVQLLGIAVARYLVRLEPIASASADEVAATYGPLVQHCLTG, from the coding sequence ATGACAGAACCCGACACCCACCGCCGCCCCGGCCGCTGGCGCTCCGGCGCGGAGAGCAGGCAGCGGATACTCGAAACCGCGCGCGAACTGTTCGGCGCACACGGCTACGCGGGCACGACCGTGCGCGCCATCGCCACCGCGGCCGAGGTCGACCCGGCGATGGTGTTCTACTTCTTCCGCACCAAACAAGGCCTGTTCAGCGCCGTGATCGAGATGTCGGAGGCCGTCCCGCCCGCCATCGACTCGCTCTTCACCGGCGACCTCGGCACGCTCGGCGAACGCGTCGTCCGCACCCTCGTCGAGAACCTCGACAAGTCAGGCCGGACCCCGCTGGCGATGCTGACCAGGTCGGCGCCCGCCGACGAGCGGTCCGCGGCGCTGATGCGCGAGTTCATCGACCGGGAGCTCACCGACCGCATCGTCACGCTGCTCGGCGGTTCGGACGCCGCGACACGGGCGGGCATGGTCAACGTCCAGCTCCTCGGCATCGCGGTGGCCCGCTACCTCGTGCGCCTCGAGCCGATCGCGTCCGCCTCCGCCGACGAGGTGGCCGCCACCTACGGCCCCCTCGTCCAGCACTGCCTGACCGGATAA
- a CDS encoding FAD-dependent oxidoreductase, with translation MRVVVIGAGPGGLTLAHGLRRAGIDVAVYERDGELGRPQGISLHIDERGMSALRACLPPAQAATVEATAGGLRERTLELSEVDGRLTVVGTRPSGALPGRQVHRPLLREVLLTGLGDVVRFGAEFERFEHRPDGTVGVWFADGHTDTADVLVGADGIGSTVRRQYLPDVRVVDTGRRMIMGATPLRAVDGTGLSELIGHDPASVRAGGTMMALGVLRFAEPQMVEDYVMWALPVVRERLGSADPWVCAEELAASLPSVLRTVVAEAWRDLTVALRIGTIPPMPPWQPGPVTLIGDAIHLAPGFGANLAMRDARWLSEALAEARRGDLLEAIGGYENTMRHHNFAAVTA, from the coding sequence ATGAGGGTAGTGGTGATCGGTGCTGGTCCGGGCGGGTTGACGCTCGCGCACGGGCTACGCCGCGCGGGGATCGACGTCGCCGTGTACGAGCGCGACGGCGAACTGGGGCGGCCGCAGGGGATCAGCCTGCACATCGACGAGCGCGGTATGTCGGCGCTGCGAGCGTGCCTGCCACCCGCGCAGGCCGCGACGGTGGAGGCCACCGCGGGCGGCCTGCGCGAACGCACGCTGGAATTGTCCGAAGTGGACGGCAGGCTGACCGTCGTGGGAACCCGGCCGTCGGGTGCGCTGCCCGGCCGTCAAGTGCATCGGCCGCTGCTGCGAGAGGTGTTGTTGACGGGCTTGGGCGACGTGGTTCGCTTTGGGGCGGAGTTCGAGCGGTTCGAGCACCGACCCGACGGCACGGTCGGGGTGTGGTTCGCCGACGGTCACACGGATACAGCGGATGTGCTGGTCGGCGCGGACGGCATCGGTTCGACGGTGCGTAGGCAGTATCTGCCCGACGTACGGGTCGTCGACACCGGACGGCGGATGATCATGGGTGCGACCCCGTTGCGAGCTGTCGATGGGACCGGACTGTCCGAACTGATCGGTCACGATCCCGCCAGTGTGCGAGCCGGTGGGACGATGATGGCGTTGGGCGTGCTGCGTTTCGCCGAGCCGCAGATGGTCGAGGACTACGTGATGTGGGCGCTGCCCGTCGTGCGCGAGCGGCTCGGATCGGCTGATCCGTGGGTCTGCGCCGAGGAACTGGCCGCGTCCTTGCCGTCGGTGCTGCGGACCGTCGTCGCCGAGGCTTGGCGAGACCTCACGGTCGCGCTGCGCATCGGAACCATCCCGCCGATGCCGCCCTGGCAGCCCGGCCCGGTGACGCTCATCGGCGACGCCATCCACCTGGCGCCGGGTTTCGGCGCCAATCTGGCGATGCGGGACGCGCGGTGGCTGAGCGAAGCGCTCGCCGAGGCGCGCCGCGGCGACCTGCTCGAAGCGATCGGCGGCTACGAGAACACGATGCGCCACCACAACTTCGCGGCGGTGACGGCGTGA
- a CDS encoding DUF3159 domain-containing protein encodes MSIGMLTEKSLSLFDAVGGWRTVAEGVASRVVFLVAYQLTGQVGLSALIAVGGVLVLAVVRLCTGGKSWQPVLGLVVVGASALLAGGTGRAVDFYLSAIVLQASGFVLFGLSIVVRRPLIGLVMAKVRGEGRAGRQDRRYYLCTALFLAKFAIASAVLVPLYSAGAVIPLGVAATVLGGAPAAGACVYLCWRILRSAREVNSDAV; translated from the coding sequence GTGAGCATAGGGATGCTGACCGAGAAGTCCCTGTCGTTGTTCGACGCGGTGGGTGGCTGGCGCACGGTCGCGGAGGGTGTCGCGTCGCGGGTGGTGTTCCTGGTGGCGTATCAGCTGACCGGGCAGGTGGGACTGTCCGCGCTGATCGCGGTCGGCGGGGTGCTCGTGCTGGCCGTGGTGCGGCTGTGCACCGGCGGCAAGAGCTGGCAGCCGGTGCTCGGCCTGGTCGTGGTCGGTGCGTCCGCGCTGCTGGCCGGTGGGACGGGACGCGCGGTCGACTTCTACCTGTCCGCCATCGTGCTGCAGGCATCGGGCTTCGTCCTGTTCGGACTGTCCATTGTGGTGCGCCGGCCGCTGATCGGGCTGGTGATGGCCAAGGTGCGTGGTGAAGGCCGCGCTGGGCGGCAGGACCGGCGTTATTACCTGTGCACGGCGCTGTTCCTGGCGAAGTTCGCCATCGCGTCGGCGGTTCTGGTGCCGCTGTACTCGGCCGGCGCGGTGATCCCGCTCGGCGTCGCCGCCACTGTGCTGGGTGGCGCGCCGGCGGCGGGCGCCTGCGTTTACCTGTGCTGGCGGATCCTGCGTTCAGCGCGAGAGGTGAACTCCGATGCCGTCTAA
- a CDS encoding TetR/AcrR family transcriptional regulator, with translation MVVWERPEPPSRPALAPLSREAIVRAAIALADADGLDAVSLRKVAGVLDAGPMRLYGYIATKEELLDLMVDAIYAEIRPSGTGWREVLRSLAESTRQAVHRHEWFADLIGGRPQLGPNALARGEAVAAGLGAVQVDDVMPVVGAVDSYVIGAVRREIGERRAERASGMDQRAWQRAFGPYLTRTFATGRFPALATVVHDAAHLDADETFRIGLDFLLDGIGVHLSR, from the coding sequence ATGGTGGTGTGGGAGCGGCCGGAGCCGCCGAGTCGACCGGCTTTGGCCCCGCTGAGCAGGGAGGCGATCGTGCGGGCCGCGATCGCGCTGGCCGACGCGGACGGCCTCGACGCGGTGTCGCTGCGCAAGGTCGCGGGCGTGCTGGACGCCGGGCCGATGCGCCTCTACGGCTACATCGCCACCAAGGAAGAGCTGCTCGACCTGATGGTCGACGCGATCTACGCCGAGATCAGGCCGTCAGGTACCGGATGGCGCGAAGTGCTGCGCTCGCTCGCCGAGTCCACCCGCCAGGCCGTCCACCGGCACGAATGGTTCGCCGACCTGATCGGCGGGCGGCCCCAGCTCGGGCCGAACGCGCTGGCCAGGGGTGAGGCCGTGGCGGCCGGACTGGGCGCGGTCCAGGTGGACGACGTCATGCCGGTGGTCGGCGCGGTCGACTCGTACGTGATCGGCGCGGTCCGGCGGGAGATCGGCGAGCGGCGCGCCGAGCGAGCCAGCGGCATGGACCAACGGGCGTGGCAGCGGGCGTTCGGCCCCTACCTGACGCGGACCTTCGCGACCGGCCGGTTCCCCGCGCTGGCCACGGTCGTGCACGACGCCGCGCATCTGGACGCCGACGAAACCTTCCGCATCGGCCTGGATTTCCTCTTAGACGGCATCGGAGTTCACCTCTCGCGCTGA